From Rhopalosiphum padi isolate XX-2018 chromosome 2, ASM2088224v1, whole genome shotgun sequence:
GATTAAtctgtaataaaaatttaatttaatttatgtatttaagttttgaaaataaatacatacgttGTTACTCATAAGTATTGACAATAGActctaaaataaaagtttatcgtagtcatatttttttaagggtTCGAATTTAAAATcttcatattatatcatcatattataattaaatggttTATTCGGCCTGGATATACCattaattttataggtaatagCTCGTACTTTGTACTTGAAGTTGATACGGAacacataaacattttaaagcatTGAAAAAACATTGCgttcagaaataaataaatatgagtaGAGCATAATTAAATGTCGTTTTTCCAGTCATTTtttgaacttaaatttataacaaaagttactattttcaaaatttaaacaaattatatttaattaatttaatttttacaattattattctataatgttttttattcaaatagatatatttgaattttactgCTCCACCACTACCCGATCACAgctaaataataagttattttactaatttaaaaatagtaattttgtaAAGAAATATCTCAACTatctatatactttaaaatttatttacctTATAGCTGCAATAAGGAAAGTTCCAGCTATGAAACTtgcatatttacataatacctaGACCctagatattatactataatcattttttttctctgaaaatacacaaattaaattttcgtgattttgatatatttcgtaaacaattgaactttaaatgcctatcaacaaaaattgtgactaacaattattgattttttttttaactacaataagtaaaacttataataaaacttgtattaaattttaaagattttttggagtGTCAGTTTTTTTGTATagacatttcaagaaaaaaattgtcggtaagtggatatcgctctgctatatagtaaatatagagagtaggtcactataatggatgtgttaaattttaatgaaatgacAAGtaccattgtatacgaaaaacgattctgattcACAGAAAGAATAATATTCAGATGataaaagtcatatttttaatttgaattttaaattagatctgttttttttttaagtaaacatattatactaggtTAAAacaacagtttatttttatccttTTTTACAATGAACACGCACTAGCTATGcggatattaatattttaaaccctTATTCGTAGTTATCGAAGTTCATTGataatatatgacataaatGTACAATGTAACTATTTTCTTCGTGCACATATTGATAGTAATTAATGTTAGAAACTTCAAAATACATCTTTTAGTATCGGTATGGACACTGAACAATGAACAAGTTACCAACGAACTACTTATTATGAATCATGTCGTTTTattgtctaaaatattttttgataatatcataaaattaaagtttactaacattgaatataattttatactttagaaAATCATTTAGTAAACAAGCTAAGTATAAACTattgttatcaaaaatattacagtaaaatcactagttatagtaatatttgtataatacaatatttgagcttataaattataatacagtacaTCAACATATTTGCAAATAGGTAGTCACTGAAGTAACGGATTTAAGCAAACAAAgtgagtataatatgttattttacgtTAAAAACATTATCGATCTTATTAATCTACTTGAAAATCAGCGTACCAAGTATGTGTGAACTGATGAATAATCATACACATTAGTTTTAGTAGTGAAAGAAATTCTCAAAAGTTAATATCTTTAAAGTAAGGAATTGCACCTgacaaacattatatattattacaatctaatattatataaacatactttgttaattttttagggtattttaaaatatgtaggtaaattGTAACACTAATTTTTAGCTTAAGGCTGTTGAAAGCGAGCCATTTTAAAGGGGTTGTATTTAGGCAGTACTCGATATGCATTATGAGTTATGTGTAACTGTGTGTGTTGTGACTGATCATTAGTGTGCGTGAGTTCCCCCAAcgctttatttaattaaagataaACTACGAGTAGGATTCTAGGAAATCAGTATCATAAATACGCGCAGTCACTCGTCACTATATtttgcgataaaaaaaatttttacatgAAAATCACAAAAAGAGGAAGAAAAATTCACCCAGTACCATAAgtccgattttaattttaaaaacatattttaattatttgtattctcTTTTCTATGTTATGTAGGAAATGGATTTTCGATTTTATGTATCGTTTAATTACTATAGTaacaaatgaattatatttatacataactttttttttcaaacttcaCCTTACTttagtgttattaaaaaaaaaaaattttaaacccATTTCCTACATAACCTAGAAAAGAGAATAAggaattcaaatatgtttttaaaattaaaatcggacTTTGATACCAGGTGCATTAGACCAATAAGCGAAAGAAAGCTTATTGGTTTAAACCACGCACGAAAAAACGAACCACTTACAACAGCTTTAATATACTTGaattatgtaaaacattttattttctaatgatCTAATGATTGGGTTGCATTATTTTAAGAGTTATTTTTTGTGctgtaatttaatacataaattactagtcagttaaatagtatatttcacattttccaacataaatatcaaattattttctcCATTCAACAGTAATCAGAGATGTCATAATAACGTTACTGCATTGATATTCACtactatagatatataaatttaatagattcaaaaaaagaataatagttagataaaattcatattgaattttgaattgtaattttaaattagattcgtttctttttaaataaaaaacatacactTTGTTAAAATGTGAACAGCTGTTCATTTTTCTCAGTTCAAATGATAAATCCGCATTAGCTAAacggatataaatatttttatccataTTCTTTGACTTTGaagtttttatgattaatatataacatatgtatACAAGGGGGGTCAAATCCGattgtataatacatgttaaaaaatttggaattcccttttaaaaaaaatttctggaTACACCTCCGCGCTCCGgtgacataaatattaaatatagaattttctGTTCATAGTCGTTGTATGTATATGCCATTTCCAATTCCAATACATACCTGTTGATAGCTATTGTTTGAaactctaaaataattttttattcggtaTGAACACTGAACAATGAACAAGTTACCAACGAACTAATCCAGATAATAATCGGCTACCATTGTATGTTACTTATCAAAACTTTACTAACATTGaatatcattttatactttaaaaaatcatttagtaAATAAGCtttaagtataaactatttttatcaaaaatattacagtaaaataactagttatagtaatatttgtaaggtataatatttgagcttataatatagtacatatacatatttgtaaataGGTAATCTCTGCAGCAACGGATTTAAACAAGCAAAGTGAGTATAATAATGCCATTGTTCCTAAACAATTTTTTCGATTTCATTAATCTCGTAGATAGTACGCGATAATCTTAGTAGTGACAGAAGTCTTCAATATAAGAATTTGCTCcttacaaataaacaatataatctataatattatgtagacctACTTTGTTAATTTTGTGAgatatttcaaaatactttggtattttttaacattattttttagcataatatattcaaattatgaagaatttaatatattaaatattgaacattCTAATGATCTACTGATtgggttaaataataaatttcagtaattattttttgtgatctaattcaatatataaattactatagcttaaaaaatattaaaaacaatatatttcacATTGTTTGACatcaatatcaaattattttttacattctactgtaataaacataatatcatattcacTTAGGTTAACAAGTAtctatttcatgaaatggaatcgaaattttaaattttttgaaaatgataaatacaaaaatactccACTATTACTTGTACATGGTTACAcaggttcatttttttttttattataaaaataatataggtaggtaggtagaaGATACGCATTTCATACATTCCATATATCCTCTCTAGTATAATAAACGTGGTAtactaaatttgattattttataagtaatgaataaatcaatagtaacaacacaatatttcattttaatttttagatcgaATCTGTAAGAACATGTCATTTGATATAACCGTATTGGAGCCCAGCGAAGTTTCAATaaacttgaaattatttaaacaatttcatttttttcatctttttGATCCAAAAAGCAAAAAAGTTTGCAATTTTAATGTGCATTATCTAGtatggtacataataaattgcgTCATTGGTTGTACAATAATGTTCGGAATGATGGGTTATTTTACTGAGGCAGgcaatgaattaaatattgctAATGATGTACAGTCAATGttttgttgtttaatttattttctatgtttaattaaaataattacatattttaataaagcaaATGACATTTGGGATTTACTCCGCGTTActtgtacacattttttgtCGAGCACACAGTGTCAAACACATATTGGAATTCTCAAAAAATATcgcaaaaaatcaataaaaataacaaattacataAGTGTTTTTGCAATTATAACTACCATCCAATGGTGCTTGTATCCTCTAGTGCTGCTGTTGTTGCAAAAAGAAGACGCAAACCAATCAAGTCGACGTTTTGAGAATATTTTCAACTTTCGGTTCCCAGTAACCattgtttactataataataattatttcatattttatattatagaggtATCTATTGTAGTGATTCTGTTATACATGCATATAGTGAGTGAAGTCTTCTTTATT
This genomic window contains:
- the LOC132923079 gene encoding uncharacterized protein LOC132923079; translated protein: MSFDITVLEPSEVSINLKLFKQFHFFHLFDPKSKKVCNFNVHYLVWYIINCVIGCTIMFGMMGYFTEAGNELNIANDVQSMFCCLIYFLCLIKIITYFNKANDIWDLLRVTCTHFLSSTQCQTHIGILKKYRKKSIKITNYISVFAIITTIQWCLYPLVLLLLQKEDANQSSRRFENIFNFRFPVTIVYYNNNYFIFYIIEVSIVVILLYMHIVSEVFFISLCYVMIAQYDMIKRAYENVNSELKSENNCENKNDNNANDCFDDLVSIMKDQQKQFSMLKLFHITYKFIILSNVVAYSGSIIILTYASAMIFTSSESLPMFSIIKLVSSFGNVFIILLILCHLLERINNNMEFVHFGMYNSNWTSMNLRSKKMLLLSMQLNNANELMIKITPRKIINLQFFNSVIITCYNILSAMLNINSK